In the Mytilus trossulus isolate FHL-02 chromosome 1, PNRI_Mtr1.1.1.hap1, whole genome shotgun sequence genome, one interval contains:
- the LOC134708651 gene encoding uncharacterized protein LOC134708651, which translates to MGWRIGKVLILAMTISGIYLVLEKFPKERYNRTLLLWSQGQSIMRTTKELFNRNFLSQTRHLSDIRSKNQTLQDEITLSDNTCIEIKTNRHIARQFKQNGKYAIVVPKYQLIFFWSEKSACTYWKRILQFIQGINRTILHDPRSGLKTLDMFSNCKIMEIMSNEQWVKAAFVREPRERILSSYLDKGQHRHVMNEVCQINRTLSFNEFLEIIKQCNDGHWSKQLRAPEYFYKQMMVGKFSHISSFTEKLLKRIGAWNEKVANWITSSKHIYQPHATNSKNKLLAYYNNTKSQDLIFNLFSDDYRVFGYDRTYLK; encoded by the coding sequence ATGGGTTGGAGAATTGGAAAGGTGTTGATACTAGCAATGACAATATCAGGGATCTATCTGGTGCTTGAGAAGTTTCCCAAAGAGCGCTATAACCGAACATTGTTACTATGGTCACAGGGTCAATCAATCATGCGAACAACAAAGGAGTTATTCAATCGAAATTTCTTATCACAGACGCGGCATCTGTCAGATATTCGCTCAAAAAATCAAACACTACAAGATGAAATAACACTATCAGACAATACTTGTATTGAGATTAAGACGAACAGACATATTGCaagacaattcaaacaaaacggAAAGTATGCAATTGTTGTTCCAAAAtaccaattgatttttttttggagcGAAAAATCAGCGTGTACTTATTGGAAAAGGATATTACAATTCATTCAAGGTATAAACAGAACAATATTGCATGATCCTAGAAGTGGATTAAAGACTCTAGACATGTTtagtaattgtaaaataatggAGATAATGAGTAACGAGCAATGGGTGAAAGCTGCTTTTGTGAGAGAGCCTAGAGAACGAATATTATCGTCATATTTAGATAAAGGCCAACACAGACATGTGATGAATGAAGTGTGTCAAATTAATCGTACATTGTCATTTAATGAGTTTCTAGAAATTATTAAGCAGTGTAATGACGGACACTGGAGCAAGCAGTTAAGAGCTCcggaatatttttataaacaaatgatggTTGGAAAATTCTCCCACATATCTTCTTTcacagaaaaacttttaaaaaggaTTGGAGCATGGAATGAAAAAGTTGCGAATTGGATCACGTCAAGTAAACATATATACCAACCACATGCTACAAACTCAAAAAATAAACTCTTAGCATATTACAATAATACAAAGAGTCAggatttgatatttaatttattttctgatgATTACAGAGTTTTTGGTTATGACAGAACTTATCTTAAGTAA
- the LOC134727412 gene encoding PI-PLC X domain-containing protein 3-like → MAESKDFINWMSKLPEHLHTVPLNQLAIPGSHNSFSYDLDTSSEIGPDKADIRPFISMFGDMGKSVMKEWSVTQYLTFRQQLEHGVRYFDLRVASRKDKEGIFFLHSLYGMPVASGLDEIKSFLDEHPKEIVILDFNHLFDMTQNHHEKLLDLILKTFESKMCPHLDMDSVNLSMMWEQGLQVIVFYHNDVIKGNMMFWPNTAIKAPWANTTNVQDLITFLESNYKSSKTTDMFVVTQGVLTPGAGTIMAHLNSSLHNVLAEKVAPRVVLWLKEKQTGVHGINICMIDFVEKANFIPNVLKLNK, encoded by the coding sequence gCAGCCATAATTCCTTTTCCTATGATTTGGACACAAGCTCAGAGATAGGACCAGACAAGGCTGATATTAGACCATTCATTTCTATGTTTGGAGACATGGGGAAATCAGTGATGAAAGAATGGTCGGTCACCCAGTACTTGACATTCCGACAACAATTAGAACATGGTGTTAGATACTTTGATTTGAGAGTAGCATCTAGAAAGGATAAAGAAGGCATATTCTTTTTGCATTCCTTATATGGCATGCCAGTAGCGTCGGGGTTAGATGAAATAAAATCTTTTCTGGATGAACATCCAAAAGAAATTGTAATATTGGATTTTAATCATCTCTTTGATATGACTCAAAATCACCATGAAAAACTAttagatttgattttaaaaacatttgaaagtaaaatgtGTCCACATTTAGACATGGATAGTGTTAATTTATCTATGATGTGGGAACAGGGTTTACAAGTGATTGTTTTCTATCACAATGATGTAATCAAAGGCAATATGATGTTTTGGCCAAACACTGCGATAAAAGCTCCATGGGCTAATACTACAAATGTGCAAGATCTTATTACTTTCCTTGAGTCCAATTATAAGTCGAGTAAAACGACAGACATGTTTGTCGTGACACAAGGAGTTTTAACACCAGGGGCTGGTACCATCATGGCACATTTAAATAGCAGTTTACACAATGTTCTTGCTGAGAAAGTTGCTCCTCGAGTTGTTTTGTGGttgaaagaaaaacagactGGCGTTCATGGGATCAATATATGTATGATTGATTTTGTAGAAAAAGCAAACTTTATTCCAAATGTATTGAAACTTAATAAATAA